From Elaeis guineensis isolate ETL-2024a chromosome 16, EG11, whole genome shotgun sequence, a single genomic window includes:
- the LOC105059524 gene encoding uncharacterized protein — translation MSLENEEQLMLESPRESKPESRKRSKISYTKDFLLSLSNLDICKKLPSGFDASILSELEDASNSIFERQRGLGGLPLQGSKRNDYASLPLNRWDGSGSYSRGSLGRWDTRSFGSSDRDGDFQSDRELFMQDSGRRLGNQSRRFWQHPEHDGLLGSGAFPRPSGYIGASEPKDRGGSQYQLNKSSEPYQPPRPYKAMPFPQKGSKDFCNDETFGSAECSSQERAEEERKRRSSFELMRKERQKALQEKQKHYNSKEKLDADIVALLESSVDKQDMMNGNDKSDDSLTSSLFWHDSSRSSFLPQAPASRPLVPPGFANALVEKSQSVQSSSTSLESEARSAVVEDKIPLDGMDKDQEKRNQSAACINANVQKSGSMSTFVFFVNECSSTKAEVVKPSIGFENVATMTSGLQKVSEVWEDDIVNDFSNKKETKSEIVDTVGQDHSTSILGKLFGSALAKTYESSPSYVENQGLKTDGETWSPAVSESSKFARWFLEEGKNPVENFSSRDLFPLIVSDEKVGLRTAAISNDKAAGHIPRSLAFENNDNASITSPATSSIAGISEQYHQGDKPDSSAVVLTCEDLEQSILGEVKDSSLTLRHSVQGAWTILDGKSEDQRTNVDDHASQHLLSLLQKGTKNHGTASPMLGVESYDRIIISDVKTDLNLGGVENSTASYSERVPGSENALTLEVLFGAAFMNELHSVEAAVSVNKGSAGGINDSNAPLSHGLPVSHTDVFFSSSSGEYQSSKTIHEGNMVTLNHIQEARGCNILGPGVDHRDSPIEGSVLGSAGAEEGALEIHLPEEDSLITVSDSLDTITSDALPLVNANKTEELLREKTVEELNDKLLNVIPRDAERIQTLSLDGLPYSHGHFGVVDSDNLYHNLQERPSLQSPHLMNQTRPLFQQLDQLANRNQQMEFMGPEGIHHDLQHPFHANIIPHHAFKNASDPRFDPAAHHLMLQHMSLPGNFPPQYPFQGFPRGLPLSHPINHMPGYLPEMGNVHNFPMPHHQPNDGGLGMGMPGRVVGVGMGGHPGALERLIEMEMRANAKQIHPAAVGHTPGICSPDIDMNFRYR, via the exons ATGAGTCTGGAGAATGAGGAGCAGTTGATGCTAGAATCTCCCCGTGAAAGTAAGCCCGAATCTCGAAA GCGGTCAAAAATTTCCTACACCAAAGATTTTCTTTTGTCGCTCAGCAACTTGGATATTTGCAAGAAGTTGCCCAGTGGATTTGATGCTTCGATTCTGAG TGAACTAGAAGATGCTTCTAATAGCATATTTGAGCGGCAAAGAGGTCTAGGAGGCTTACCTTTGCAGGGTTCAAAGCGCAATGACTATGCTTCACTACCATTAAATAGGTGGGATGGTTCAGGTAGTTATTCTCGAGGAAGCTTGGGAAGGTGGGACACCCGTTCTTTCGGTTCAAGTGATAGAGATGGAGACTTTCAGTCAGACCGTGAATTGTTTATGCAAG ATTCTGGTAGGCGGCTTGGAAACCAATCTCGACGTTTCTGGCAACATCCAGAGCATGATGGACTTTTGGGAAGTGGTGCTTTTCCAAGACCCTCCGGATATATTGGAGCCTCAGAACCAAAGGATCGGGGAGGTAGTCAGTATCAGCTCAATAAGAGTTCTGAACCTTATCAGCCCCCACGACCATATAAG GCTATGCCTTTTCCACAAAAAGGCAGCAAGGATTTCTGTAATGATGAAACATTTGGTTCTGCTGAATGCTCAAGTCAGGAAAGAgcagaggaggaaagaaagagaagat CATCCTTTGAGTTAATGAGGAAGGAGCGACAGAAAGCACTACAAGAGAAGCAGAAGCATTATAATAGCAAAGAAAAGCTTGATGCTGATATTGTTGCACTATTAGAGAGTTCTGTTGATAAACAAGATATGATGAATGGAAATGACAAGTCAGATGACTCTTTGACATCTTCCCTTTTCTGGCATGATTCTTCTAGGTCTTCTTTCCTTCCTCAAGCTCCTGCATCTAGGCCACTTGTACCTCCTGGTTTTGCAAATGCACTAGTTGAGAAGAGTCAATCTGTGCAGTCTTCAAGCACTTCCCTTGAATCCGAG GCTAGAAGTGCTGTTGTGGAGGATAAGATTCCTCTAGATGgcatggataaagatcaagagaaaagaaatcaaTCAGCTGCATGTATAAATGCCAATGTGCAGAAAAGTGGCTCCATGAGCACTTTTGTTTTCTTTGTAAATGAATGTTCATCAACAAAAGCAGAAGTTGTTAAACCTTCGATTGGTTTTGAAAATGTGGCCACTATGACATCTGGTCTTCAGAAAGTCAGTGAAGTTTGGGAAGATGATATAGTGAATGATTTTTCCAACAAAAAAGAGACAAAGTCTGAGATTGTGGATACAGTGGGTCAGGATCATTCTACATCAATTCTGGGAAAGTTGTTTGGCAGTGCTCTGGCAAAAACTTATGAAAGTTCACCTTCTTATGTTGAG AATCAGGGTCTCAAAACAGATGGGGAAACATGGAGCCCTGCAGTATCTGAATCTTCTAAGTTTGCTCGTTGGTTTCTTGAAGAAG GAAAAAATCCTGTGGAAAATTTCTCATCCAGGGACTTGTTCCCTTTAATTGTCAGTGATGAGAAAGTAGGTTTGCGAACAGCTGCAATTTCTAATGACAAAGCTGCAGGGCATATCCCACGAAGCTTAGCTTTTGAGAATAATGATAATGCATCCATTACATCTCCTGCAACTTCCTCTATAGCTGGGATATCTGAGCAGTATCATCAAGGTGATAAGCCCGATTCAAGTGCTGTTGTGCTTACATGTGAGGACCTCGAGCAGTCCATCTTGGGTGAGGTTAAAGATAGCAGTTTAACTTTACGGCATTCTGTACAGGGAGCTTGGACTATATTAGATGGTAAATCTGAAGATCAGAGAACTAATGTGGATGATCATGCATCCCAACATCTTCTTTCTTTGTTGCAGAAGGGAACAAAGAACCATGGAACGGCATCTCCTATGTTAGGTGTGGAATCCTATGATAGAATCATCATCTCAGATGTGAAAACTGATCTCAATCTTGGGGGTGTTGAGAATTCTACTGCAAGCTATTCTGAAAGAGTCCCCGGTTCTGAGAATGCTTTGACGCTAGAAGTATTATTTGGGGCAGCATTTATGAATGAGCTCCATTCTGTGGAAGCCGCAGTCTCAGTTAATAAAGGTTCAGCTGGAGGGATTAATGACAGCAATGCTCCTCTGTCACATGGATTACCAGTTTCTCATACAGATGTTTTCTTCTCTTCTAGTTCAGGTGAGTATCAATCCAGCAAGACCATTCATGAAGGAAACATGGTAACTTTAAACCATATTCAGGAAGCAAGAGGCTGCAATATTCTGGGGCCTGGGGTAGATCACAGAGATTCACCTATTGAGGGTTCAGTTCTTGGCAGTGCTGGTGCTGAAGAGGGAGCTCTGGAGATTCACCTGCCAGAAGAGGACAGTTTGATCACAGTGAGTGACTCTTTGGACACTATAACATCTGACGCTTTGCCCCTTGTGAATGCAAATAAAACAGAGGAGCTCTTACGTGAAAAGACTGTGGAAGAACTCAATGATAAATTGCTTAATGTTATTCCCAGAGATGCGGAGCGCATTCAAACACTGAGTCTCGATGGTCTGCCTTATTCACATGGCCACTTTGGTGTGGTTGATTCTGATAATCTTTATCATAATTTACAGGAAAGGCCATCTTTGCAGTCACCTCATCTGATGAATCAGACAAGGCCTTTATTCCAGCAATTGGATCAACTTGCTAATAGGAATCAACAGATGGAGTTCATGGGTCCTGAAGGCATCCATCATGATCTGCAGCATCCTTTCCATGCTAACATTATTCCTCATCATGCTTTCAAGAATGCTAGTGATCCACGGTTTGATCCTGCTGCTCATCATCTGATGTTACAGCACATGTCACTTCCAGGGAATTTCCCACCACAATACCCATTTCAGGGGTTTCCTAGAGGTTTACCACTATCTCATCCCATCAATCACATGCCAGGTTATTTACCTGAGATGGGCAATGTACATAATTTTCCAATGCCCCACCACCAGCCAAATGATGGTGGCCTGGGAATGGGAATGCCAG GACGTGTTGTTGGGGTTGGTATGGGTGGTCACCCAGGGGCACTTGAAAGGCTGATTGAAATGGAAATGAGAGCTAATGCAAAGCAGATCCACCCGGCAGCAGTTGGTCATACTCCAGGTATTTGTAGTCCTGATATCGACATGAACTTCAGGTATAGATGA